The Starkeya sp. ORNL1 DNA window AGCTGCATTGCCATCTGGTCGCGGCGTTCCCGCGCGGCGGCTATGCGGTGGAATCCCACGGCTCGCCCTACCGCGACCCGCTGTGGCACGGCATGTATTCCGACCGCGCGCAGATCAAGGACAGCTACGTCTACATGAACGAGAAGCCGGGCTTCGGCTATGAGCTCGACTGGGACTTCATCAACAAGAACAGAGCCTGACTCAAAGCACAAAACGAGGAACGCCAATGGCTGACACGATCAAGCAGAAGGTGCTGGCGGAGAAGGTCATCGCCGTCTGCAATTGCGATTTCCCGACGCCGCAAATGGTCGAGTTCGTCGGCGGGCTCGGCTTCGACGCGCTGTTCATCGATTGCGAGCAGAGCAGCACCGATTTCAAGCTGGTGGAAGAACTGGCGCGCGCGGCGCGGGTGTCGGGCATGGCTTCGGTGCTGCGGCCCTACAACAAGGATCCCGGGCTGATAAACCGCTATCTGAGTTGCGGCGCCGGCGGCATCCAGGCGCCCAAGATCGGCAGCCGCGAAGAGGCGGAATCGTTGATCGAGGGCATGTCCCACTGGGACAAGGGCGACTATCGCGACAAGATCATCATCGCCATGATCGAGTCCAAATCGGGTGTCGACGCGCTGCCGGAAATACTGGAGCTCGGCGGCATCGACGTCTTCTATTTCGGCCAGAACGACCTTGCCGAATCGATGGGGCTGAAGGGCGACCGCAAGAACCCTAGGGTGCGCGCATTGGTCGAGGACGGCATCAAGCGCGTTGCCGATGCCGGCAAGGTCGCCGGCATGAATGTGCAGGACGAGATCGATTCGGTCGCACACTACATGGACATCGGCCTGCGCTGGATCAACGTCCACCAGAAGCAGTTCATGATGCGTGGTTCGAAGGCGTTCCTCAGCGCCGCCAAGGGGCGGTGAGGGCTCTCACACTGCGTCATCCCGGCCGCAGGCGCAGCCGGAGAGCCGGGATCGCGTGACATTGAAGAGCGTTTGCACGATCCCGGATACGGCCTTGCGGCCGTTCCGGGATGACGAATGTTTTTCGGCTCTCAGGCCCTAGCTCCCCACTAGATTGCCCAGATCCGCCTTGAGCTCCCCGCGTTCGATGCGGTGCACGATCTCGACCACGCGCGCATTGGCCGGCGTCGGAATGCCCGCCTCGAGGCCCTTGTCGACGACATAGCCATTGAGGAAGTCGATCTCGGTGCGGCGGCCCTTCTGCACGTCCTGGCCCATCGAGGACAGGCGCTCGACGGGCAAGGTATCCGCCAGCGCGATGAGCTTCTGTTCGAGTTCGGCGCGCGCGTCCTGGTTCCCGTTCGCGGTGCGCACGAAGAGGCCGGCATCCAGCTTGGCGATCTTCTCCAGGCGATGGCCCAGGCGGTCCGCGATGCCGGCGGCTTCGCTGGCAAGATCGATCATAAAGCCGCGCAGCACCGGGTGGGCGATGCCCTGTTTGGCGGAGAGGCCGGTAGTGGCACCGATGCCGCTGTTCATGGCGTTGTTGGCGAGTTTCGACCAGCGCTCGCCGATCAGATTGCCTGTCACGGTGGCGTTGTCAACGCTCTGCAAGGCGTCGGCAATGAGGCTGGCGCGCTCGCTCATCCGTCCGTCGATCTCGCCGACCCGGAACACATTGTGTCCCTCGGTGCGGCGGGCGCGCTCGCGGCGGATGCGGCCCGGCTCGAACAGGGCGACCGAGATGCTGGCGACCACGCAGCCGAGCGTGCGTTCGCGACCAATAACGCGGGCGATGGTCTCCTCGTTCAGGCAATTCTGCAGCGAGACGACGCAGCCGTCCTTGGCGAGGTACGGCTTGATCAGCGTCGCTATCCATTCGGTGTCGTAGGATTTCACCGACACGAAGGCGACATCGATCGGCTCGGATTTCACCAGCGAGGACACCTCGCCGATGCCGAGGACCCGCGGCGTCACGCGGGTGGCGCCTTCCGGCCCGGACAGTTCGAGCCCGCTCGTTCTGATGGCCTCGATATGGGCCGGCCAAAGGTCGATCAGCGTTACGTCATGACCCGCATGCGCCAGGTATCCGCCGACATAGCCGCCGACCGCGCCGGCTCCGAATAGTGCCATCCGCATTGCATTTCCCCGCGTGGTTTGTGCACTGCAACCTTACGTTTGGGCCGTTCAAAATGCTCACGAACGTCGATTGCGTTTCGTTGACATTGCACTGATCGATGTTAACGTACAATCCTAATCCACGCGCCATGAACGACGTGGACGGAGGAAGCGATGACGTCATTTGTTCTGAAGGCCGCAGCACTCGGGTTCGGGCTGCTTGCGATTGCGGGTTCGGCTCAAGCCGAGGATTTCGTGCCGACCAAGCCGGTCCAGGTCGTGACTCATGCTGGGCCGGGCGGCGCGAATGACGTGTTCGGCCGCGCCATGATCAGCGTGCTGGAGAAGGAGAAGCTCAATCCGGTGCGCTTCGTCATGGTCAACAAGACCGGCGGCGGCAGCACCAATGCGATGAACTTCGTCACCGGCCTGGCCGGCGACAACAACACGATCGCGCTGTTCGCCAGCAACTGGACCAGCGACTACATCGTGCAGAAGGACGCCACCAATTCGCTGCAGGGCCTGACGCCGATCGCCAATCTGATCGTCGAGCCGGCGCTTGTGGTGGTGCGCGCCGATTCGCCGTTCAAGACGCTGAAGGACTTCGTCGACGCGGCAAAGGCCGCGCCGAACAAGTACAAGCAGTCCGGCGGCTCGCCGCTCGGCCGCGATGCGGTGGTGCGCTATCTGCTGATGGCCAATACCGGGGCGCAATGGTCCTATGTGTCGTTCCAGGGCGGCGGCGAGCGTATCGCGGCCGTGCTCGGCGGCCACACCGACATCTACGTGCTCGACGCCACGGAAGCCGGTGACCTGGTCCGTTCCGGCCAGTTGCGCGCGCTTGCCCAGGTCGCCGACAAGCGGGTCGACGGCTTCCCGGCGGACGTGCCGACCATCAAGGAGGCCGGCTTCGATATCGACATACCGGTCCAGGCGCGAGGCGTCGTCGGCCCTCCCGGCATGTCGAAGGAGGCAGTCGCCTTCTACCAGAACATGTTCGCCAAGATGATCCAGACGCCGTCCTGGAAGAAGTACGTTGCCGACTACCAGCTGCAGGAGGCCTTCATGCCGGCCGACCAGCTCGGTCCGTTCCTGGTGAAGTATGCCGCGGATCTCAAGGCTATCATCAAGGGCGCCGGCATCGAGACCGCCCGCTGAACGTATCTCCCGCGGCAGCCCATGAAAGCCGCCGCGGGTATCTCAAGAAGGCGCACAAAGCACCTCGATCTCAGGGAGAGAAACATGAAGCTCAATATGGGCCATATGAGTAGCTTGGCAGCACTAGCGCTGTCGCTGGCCTTCACCGGCGCGGCGCATGCGGAGTTCAAGCCGACCCAGCCGGTCACCGTCATCGTCCATGCCGGTCCCGGCGGCGGCAACGACATATTCGGCCGCGCTCTGCTCACCATCATGGACAAGGAAGGGCTGCTGCCCGTCCGCTTCCAGATCGTGAACAAGACCGGCGGCGGCAGCGCCAATGCCCGCAACTATCTGGGCGAGAAGAAGGGCGACAATTACACGATCGGGCTCTATTCGAGCACCTATCTGATCGATCCGCTGGTCCAGGAAGTCTCGACCACGACGATGCAGGACCTGACCCCGATCGCCAACCTGGTCTATGAGCCGGCGCTGATCTGCGTGCGCGCCGACTCGCCCTTCAAGACGCTGAAGGACTTCATCGACGCGGCGAAGGCCGAGCCGAACAAGTACAAGCAGTCGGCCGGCAATGCGCTGGCGCGCGAAGGCATCATCCGCCATCTCCTGATGGCGAAGACCGGCGCGCAATGGTCCTACGTATCGTTCCCCTCCGCCGGCGAGCGCATGTCCGCGCTGCTCGGCGGCCATACCGACATGATGATGATCGAGCCGAGCGAGGAAGCCGGCCTGGTGAAGAGCGGCAAGCTTCGGGCGCTGGCGCAGATCGCCAATTCCCGCATCAGCACCTTCCCGGATGTGCCGACGCTGAAGGAAGCCGGTTTTGAGATCGCCAATGTGCCCCAGGTGCGCGGCGTCATTGGGCCGCCGGACATGCCGCCGGACGTGCTGAAATACTACTCCGACCTGTTCGCCAAGGCGGTCAAGACCGCGGGCTGGAAGAAGTACCTCACCGAGACCCAGCTCGAGGACGGCTACATGGATCCGGAACAGCTCAAGGCGTTCGAGGCGAGCTACGTCGCCACCATGCGCGACGTGCTGAAGTCGGCCGGCATCAAGACCAATCCCTGAGCGGCGGTTAGCACCGTCCGCCTGCCCCGGCCCCTGATTGGGCCGGGGCATTTTCACCCTTAGAGAACTGAGTGCAGGACCGGATCATGAGTTCTTCGAAGCAATTGACGATGCTTCTTGTCGGAGACGTCTTCGTGCAGCGCGACGACCCGCCAAGTGTGTTCAAGCATGTTGGTCAATTGCTGCGGGACGGTGATTTCACCTTCGGCAATCTCGAAGGCTCGACCGCCGATTCCGGTGCCCCATGGTCGGTCAAGGAAACCAACTGGAAGGCTGATGCGCGGCAAGTGCAGGCGCTCGCCGCTGCCGGCTTCGATGCCGTCACCGTCGCCAACAACCACATGCTCGATTTCGGCTATCCAGCACTGCTGGAGACCATCGGTCATCTCGACCGGCTCGGCATCAGGCACACCGGCGGCGGCCGCAACTTTGCCGAGGCGCACCAGCCGGCCATCGTCGAGAAGGATGGCTGCCGCATCGCCCTGCTCGGCTACACCTCGGTGTTCATTCCGGAATGGGCGGCGGGCAAGGATCATCCCGGCCTCGCGGTGATGCGGGCGCGGACCTCCTATGAGGCGCCCTCGCGGGTGTTCGAGGTGCCCGGCACGCCGCCCATCGTGCGCACCCGCCTGCATGAGGAAGACCGCGAGCAACTCACCGCCGACATCAAGGCGGCGCGCGAACAGGCCGATATCGTGGTCTGCGCCTTCCATTGGGGGGTATCGCGCGGCTTCATGAAGATCGCCGAATACCAGACCGAACTTGGCCGCCATGCCATCGATGTCGGCGCCGATATCGTGTTCGGCCACCACCCGCACGTCATCCAGGGCATCGAAGTCTATAGAGGCAAGGCGATCTTCTATTCGCTCGGCAATTTCACCTTTGCCCAGCACAATCTGAAGAAGGGCCACGAGGCGGAATCGCTGATCGTGCGCTGCACGATCGCGGACAGGAAAATCGTCGCGGTCGAGTATCTGCCGGCCGAGATCGACGGCGAGATCAATCCGCAGGCGCTCGACCTGAAGGCCGGAGCCCATGTCGTCGAGATGGTGGCGCAGCGCTCGGCGGCTTTCGCAACGCAGTTCCAGCCGAACGGTGACGCCATGAAGCTGCGGATCCATGGCTGACACCGAGGCACGCACCCTTCCCACGGTCTCCCTGCACGAGATCGTCCTGCTGACCGCGCGGATCGGCATCTTCGCGTTCGGCGGAGGCATGTCCGGTATTGTCTTCCAGGAGGTGGTAACCAAGCGCAAATGGCTGAGCGAAGACGAGTTCCTCAGTGGCCTCGCGGTCAGCCAGATCATTCCCGGCGCCAATGTCACCAACCTCGTCGTCTATATAGGCCAGCAACTGCGGGGCGCGCCGGGTGCCGCGTCGGCCGTGTTCGGGCTGCTGTTCGGCCCGTTCTTCTTCGTCATCGGCGCCTTCCTGATCTATGACAGCATCAAGGATATTGGCGAGATCTCGGCAGGGTTGATGGGGATCACGGCGGCGGCGATGGGCATCGTGCTCATGGTCGTCATCCGCGGTGCGCTGCGGGGCGGCCAAGGCAGCATCGGCCTTGTCGTGACGGCCGCGACCACCGCTGCCGTCGCCCTGCTGCATTTCCCGCTTATTCCCGTCGTGCTGCTGCTGGCGCCGATCAGCGTGGCGCTGGCCTGGCTGAGGCTGCATCGCCATGGCTGAATCGAATCCGCTCTGGACCTTGCTTGCGGTGTTCGCGCCATTCTCGCTCGCCTCGATCGGCGGCGGCGTCGCCACCTTGCCGGCGATCCAGCACCAGGCGGTCGATGTCCAGCACTGGGTCACGGCGCGCGAGTTCGTGGATCTGTTCGCGGTCGCCCGGCTGTCGCCGGGACCGGGTTCGATGCTGGTCACCCTGATCGGCTGGAAGGTCTCGGGATGGAGCGGCGCCCTGGTCGCGACCCTGGCCATGTTCGTGCCGTCCTCGATCCTCTGCTACGCGGTGGCGCACACCTGGACGCAGCACAAGGGCAAGATCTGGCACACCGCGCTGGAGCAGGGGCTGGCGCCGATCGGCACCGGCCTGCTGCTCGCCGGCGTCATCGGCATCTTTCGTATTTCGGGAGCCGGCTGGCCGTCCTGGCTGGTTGCCGGATCGGTGGCAGGCCTGATGCTGTTGCGTCCGCGCTTCCAACCCTTGGTCGCACTGCTCTGCGCGGGCGTGCTGTTTGCCGCATGGAGCTTGGTAGATTGAACAACAACAATAATAAAACCGGTCGGTGAGAGAAATGCTGAGTAGAAACATCGCATATGGAGACTTGTTCGCAAGTCTCGGGCTGATCGCCCTGAGTGCCTATATCCTGAAAGAAGGCAGCGGGTGGGTGGTCTATGGCAGCGAGGGGCCGGGTCCCGGCTTCTTTCCGATCATGTATGGCGTCATCATGCTCGGCCTGTCGCTCTATCTCTTCCAGCGCAGCGTTCGGAAGGGCACGGGCAAGTCAAAAGGGCCGCTCGATTATCAGGGCATCGCCAGGGCGCTGGCGACCTGGGCCGCGCTTGCGGTCTGCGTCCCGCTGATGGTGGTGGTGGGCTTCGTCGTCGGCTTCGGCTTCGTTGCCTTGTTCCTGATCCGGTTCGTGTTCGAGCGCTCGTGGCGGACCAGCATCATCACCGCGGTGTGCATCGCCATAGCGCTTCATCTCGTCTTCCCCGTCATGCTGGATGCTCCGCTTCCAGTCGGCATGCTGTGGGGGTTCTGAGCCATGGACGCAATTTATGGCCTGGCGCATGGCTTCAGCATCGCGCTGCTGCCGGCGAACCTCATGTGGTGTTTCGTCGGCTGCTTCCTCGGAACCGTGGTCGGCATCCTGCCCGGCCTCGGCCCGTCGGCGACGATCGCCATCCTGCTGCCACTGACTTTCAACATGGACCCGACCGGCGGCATCATCATGCTGTCGGGTATCTATTACGGGGCAAAGTATGGCGGCTCGACCACCTCGATCCTGCTCAACATGCCGGGTGAGCCGTCATCGGTGATCTCCTGCGTCGACGGCTACCAGATGGCCCGCAAGGGCCGGGCCGGCGCCGCGCTCGGCATCGCCGCGATCGCTTCCTTCATCGCCGGCACTGTGGGCGTGCTGATCCTCTCCTTCATCGCCCCGCCGATCGCGGCGTTCGCGCTGTCGTTCTCGTCGCCGGAATATTTCGCGCTGATGGTGATGGGTCTCTCGCTAGTGGTGCTGCTCGGCGGCGACGACTTCGTCAAAGCCTTGCTCGCCATGCTCGTCGGCCTGTGGCTCGCCAGCATCGGCACCGACCTCTTCACGGCACAGTCACGCTTCGTGTTCGGCCAGAGTTCGCTGCTCGGCGGCATCGAGTTCATGTCGCTCGCCGTCGGCCTGTTCGCCATCTCGGAGATCCTGCTCAATGTCGAGGCCGGGCAGAAGGCCGAACTGCTGAAGGTGCCGAAGGGCATCCGCAACCTCCTGCCCAATTGGGAGGAACTGAAGCGCTGCCGGTTCGCCTTCCTCAACGGCTCGATCACCGGTTTCATCATCGGCATGCTCCCCGGTGCCGGCTCGACCATCGCCTCCTTCGTGTCCTACGGCATAGAGAAGGCGGTCTCGCGCCGTCCGGAAGAGTTCGGCCACGGCGCTCCCGAGGGCCTCGCGGCTCCGGAAGGGGCGAACAACGCCGACACTGGCGGCGCGCTGCTGCCGCTGCTCACCCTCGGCATTCCCGGCGGCGCGTCCACCGCGATCCTGCTGTCGGCGCTGGTGCTGTGGGGCATCAAGCCGGGCCCGCTGATGATGCAGCAATCGCCTGACGTGTTCTGGGGCCTCGTCGCCTCGATGTATGTCGGCAATATCGTGCTGCTGATCATGAACCTGCCGCTGGTCGGCGTGTTCGCGCAGATCCTTCGGGTGCCGCTCTATGTACTGCACCCGGCGATCCTCGGCGTCGCGATTGCGGGTGCCTATGGCGTGTCCGGCAACATGTTCGATGTCGGCCTCTTGGTCTTCTTCGGCCTGCTTGGCTACGGCATGAGCAAGATGAGCTTCCCGGTCGCGCCGCTGATCCTCGGCTTCGTCCTCGGCGATGCCATGGAGCGGGCGGTGCGCCAGTCGCTCACCATGTCGAACGGCGATCCGCGCATCCTGGTGGAGCGTCCGATCTCCGCCGTGCTGCTGATTTGCGCCGTGCTCATCCTGCTGTCGCCGATGTTCCGGCGGGTGAAGAAGATGCGCAAGGTGGTGGCCGAGGCGGAAGCCGAGGCATAGTAGGCAGAACCAATCTGGCCTGCGCGGAGATGATCCGCGCAGGCATTTGCTTGTCCAGGGGGAGATCGAAATGCCATCCAAGAGCCAGGCGCTCGCCGAATTCGGAACCAGCCTCGCCTACAACGACATTCCGGAGACCGTGCGCGGGCAGGCGGTCGGCGCGATCCTCGACACGGTCGGGGTTTCGATCTTCGGCTCGACCTTGCCGTGGAGCCGTATCGTCATCGACTACGCGGTGGCCTATGGCTCGGGCGGCACCAGCACCATCCTCGGCACCAGCCACCGCGTCGTCGCGCCGTTCGCGGCGCTGGCCAATGGCGCGCTGGGACATGCCTTCGAGATGGACAATCTGCGCCAGCCCAGCGCCGGCGTGCATTCCGGCTCGACGCTGGGGCCGGCGCTGTTCGCCGTCGGCGAGGAAGTCGAGGCGAACGGCAAGGACCTCATTACTGCCTTCGTCGCCGGCTGCGAGATCATGTCCCGCATCGGCGACGCCGCGGGCAATACCGCTGAGAAGCTCGGCTTCCATTCGCCGGGCCTGACCGGGGTGTTCGGCTCCACCGTCGTCGCCGGACGCCTGCTTGGGCTCGATGCCGGGCAGATGGCGCAGGCGTTCGGCATTGCCGGCTCGCTGTGCTCCGGTCTGCTCGCTTTCTCCAAGGCAGGAAACGGCGGCACGGTGAAACGGCTGCACACCGGCCGGGCCTCTGAAGGTGGCGTGCTCGCCGCACGCCTCGCCAAGGGCGGCTTCGAGGGGCCGGACGTGATCCTCGAGGGCAAGTTCGGCTTCTTCGACGCCTTCACCCGCGAGCCGCGCATGGAAAAGCTGCTGGCCGGCCTTGGCAGCCAGTGGGAGACCTCGAAGATCTGCGTGAAATGCTATTCGTGCCATGTCACCGCACACACGCCGGTGCAGGCGCTGGAGAATCTGCGGGCCGAGCACGGCTTTGCCGCCGAAGATGTGGCCGAGATCCATATCGCCACCAGCGAGAAGGTGCTGAGCCATCACAACATCACCCGGCCAAGCGATATCGGCACGGCGCAGTACAGCCTGCCCTTCTGCATCGCCACCGCGCTCTATCGCGACCCGAAGGAGCCGGCCTCGTTCCTCGACAATCCGCACGAGGATCCCGCCATCATCGACATGGCGCAGCGGGTGCACCTCACGCTGAACCCCGCCAGCGAGCCGCCCGGGCCGGCCTGGGCCACGGTGCTGACCGTGGTGCTGAAGGATGGCCGCCGGCTGTCCATCGAGCGCAGCGATTTCCGCGGCGCACCGAGCAATCCGATGAGTGCCGAAGAGCTCGACGCCAAGTTCCTGACACTGTCGAGCGATGTGGTGCCGGATGCGCCCGGCCTGCTGCGTCGGCTGCGCGGGCTGGAGGATATCGGCAACGTCCGCGGGCTGTTCGGCTGACAAAGCCCATTGTCGTCATCCCGGACGGCCGAAGGCCGATCCGGGATCGCGAGGTAAGGTGTTGCGCGGGACTTCACGCGATCCCGGCTCTACGCTTCGCTGCGGCCGGGATGACGGAATGGGGCGAAAAAATCAGACCGGCTCGTTCTTCCGTCTGGCCGGCTCGGGGAACTCCTCGTCGGCCGGCACCATTTTCTGCCAGACGGCGCGCTGCATCAGTGCGCCGCTGAGGTGGCGCTTGAGCACGAAGGAGCATTCGAGGTTCTCGCCGCGCTCCAACAGGTCGACCATGCGCAGATGGTCGCGGGCCTGGTCGTAGAAGCGGTCGCGGTCGACCAGGGTGCGGTAGTTCAACAGGCGCCGCATCCGGTTGGCGCGGACCACCGCCTGATAGACGAACGAATTGTTCGACATGCGCGCCAGCGCTTCGTGGAAATTGGTGCCGGTCATCAGCAGCCGGTCGGGCGACATGCGCTCGATCTCGCCCTGGAACATCGTTTCCTGCACGCGGCGCTGCTCGGCGAGCGAGGCGCGGTCCAGGCTGAAGGTCGGCTCCAGCAGACCGGCGGGCTCGACGATGGCGCGGAAACGGTAGATCTGCTCCAGCGTCTCGGTCGCCTTGGCGACGACGAGGAACCGCCAGCCGCGGCCCTCCTTGCGCTCGGCCCAGCCTTCATTGGCGGCACGGCTGAGGATCTCGATGACCTGCGCCTTGGTGAGCTTATAGCGGTCGCGCAGGAACTGCTCGGTAACCTCCGGCGGGATGCGATCGTTCAGCCAGTCGTCGGCGAGGCGATAATGCACGTCCGGTGCGTCGAGCTGGTCGGGCATGCCAGCATGGCTGAACTGCGAGGCCACGCCCTCGCGGACGAAGAAGCCGCGATTGACCTTCTGTTCGAGGACGCCGCGGGATTCGAGCAGCTGCAGCGCCTGGCGGATCGGCGAGCGCGACACTCCGAAGGCTTCGGAGAGCTGCTCGGCGCGCAGATGCGCATGAGGCCCGAGCTCGCCATCGAGGACGCGCTTGTTGATCTCATTGGCGATGCGTTCGGAAAGGGTGCTGACGCGCATCTTGTGATTGCTCGAATATGCCTGTTGAGCCAATCGTGTTCATGCTCACCATATCCGATATCATGTCCTCTTGCTTTGGAAAACTTCAACAAAAGGAGAGGGCTCGTCCGTTTTTCAATCCCCGGTACATGGTGGATCGTCGACCATGCCGATCATACGCGCGCCGGCATCAGAGCAATCCGTGATGGCGTCAGGTCTCTTCCTGGAAGGCGATCTCGCGGGTGCGTCGCAGCGAGGGTAGCACGATCAGGATCAAGAGGCCGAGTGCGAGCAGCAGCAGCACGGCGCTGATCGGGCGTGTGACGAAGACGGCCGGATCGCCTTTCGAAATCTGCATGGCGCGGCGCAGATTCTCCTCCATCAGCGGTCCCAGCACGAAGGAGAGCAGCAGCGGCGCGGGCTCGCAGCGCAGCTTCAAGAGCACATAGCCCACGAAGCCGAACAGCACGAGCAGCAGCACCTCGAACATGCTGTTGTTGAGCGAATAGACGCCGATACAGCAGAACACCAGGATGGTCGGGTAGAGGAAGCGATAGGGCACCTTCAGCAGCCAGACCCAGACCTGGATCAGCGGCAGGTTGATGATGACCAGCATCAGATTGCCGACGATCATCGAGGCCACCACGCCCCAGAACAGCTCCGGATTCTTGGTCATCACCTGGGGGCCGGGCTGGATGCCGTGGATCATCATCGCCCCGGCCATCAGCGCGATCACCGCATTGGCCGGGATGCCCAGGGTGAGCAGCGGGATGAAGGAGGTCTGCGCGCCGGCGTTGTTGGCGGATTCCGGCGCGGCGACGCCTTCGATCGCGCCCTGACCGAAGCGCTGCGGCTCGCGCGACAGCCGTTTTTCCAGCGCGTAGGCGGCGAAGGAGGAGAGCATGGCGCCGCCGCCGGGCAGCAGGCCGAGCACCGAGCCGAGCGCGGTGCCGCGCACCGCCGCCGGCCAGCTGCGCCGGAAATCCTCGCGCGTCGGCCAGAGGTCGGTGATCCTGCCAGTGAAGATGCTGCGCTTTTCCGGGCTTTCGAGGTTCTTGATGATCTCGCCGACCGCGAACAGGCCCATCGCCAAAGGCACGAAGCCGATGCCGTCGGCAAGTTCCGGTATGCCGAAGGTCATGCGCGCGCCGCCGGAATTGACGTCGGTGCCGACCGAGG harbors:
- a CDS encoding aldolase/citrate lyase family protein — its product is MADTIKQKVLAEKVIAVCNCDFPTPQMVEFVGGLGFDALFIDCEQSSTDFKLVEELARAARVSGMASVLRPYNKDPGLINRYLSCGAGGIQAPKIGSREEAESLIEGMSHWDKGDYRDKIIIAMIESKSGVDALPEILELGGIDVFYFGQNDLAESMGLKGDRKNPRVRALVEDGIKRVADAGKVAGMNVQDEIDSVAHYMDIGLRWINVHQKQFMMRGSKAFLSAAKGR
- a CDS encoding 2-dehydropantoate 2-reductase; translated protein: MALFGAGAVGGYVGGYLAHAGHDVTLIDLWPAHIEAIRTSGLELSGPEGATRVTPRVLGIGEVSSLVKSEPIDVAFVSVKSYDTEWIATLIKPYLAKDGCVVSLQNCLNEETIARVIGRERTLGCVVASISVALFEPGRIRRERARRTEGHNVFRVGEIDGRMSERASLIADALQSVDNATVTGNLIGERWSKLANNAMNSGIGATTGLSAKQGIAHPVLRGFMIDLASEAAGIADRLGHRLEKIAKLDAGLFVRTANGNQDARAELEQKLIALADTLPVERLSSMGQDVQKGRRTEIDFLNGYVVDKGLEAGIPTPANARVVEIVHRIERGELKADLGNLVGS
- a CDS encoding tripartite tricarboxylate transporter substrate binding protein, translated to MTSFVLKAAALGFGLLAIAGSAQAEDFVPTKPVQVVTHAGPGGANDVFGRAMISVLEKEKLNPVRFVMVNKTGGGSTNAMNFVTGLAGDNNTIALFASNWTSDYIVQKDATNSLQGLTPIANLIVEPALVVVRADSPFKTLKDFVDAAKAAPNKYKQSGGSPLGRDAVVRYLLMANTGAQWSYVSFQGGGERIAAVLGGHTDIYVLDATEAGDLVRSGQLRALAQVADKRVDGFPADVPTIKEAGFDIDIPVQARGVVGPPGMSKEAVAFYQNMFAKMIQTPSWKKYVADYQLQEAFMPADQLGPFLVKYAADLKAIIKGAGIETAR
- a CDS encoding tripartite tricarboxylate transporter substrate binding protein, with translation MKLNMGHMSSLAALALSLAFTGAAHAEFKPTQPVTVIVHAGPGGGNDIFGRALLTIMDKEGLLPVRFQIVNKTGGGSANARNYLGEKKGDNYTIGLYSSTYLIDPLVQEVSTTTMQDLTPIANLVYEPALICVRADSPFKTLKDFIDAAKAEPNKYKQSAGNALAREGIIRHLLMAKTGAQWSYVSFPSAGERMSALLGGHTDMMMIEPSEEAGLVKSGKLRALAQIANSRISTFPDVPTLKEAGFEIANVPQVRGVIGPPDMPPDVLKYYSDLFAKAVKTAGWKKYLTETQLEDGYMDPEQLKAFEASYVATMRDVLKSAGIKTNP
- a CDS encoding CapA family protein — encoded protein: MLLVGDVFVQRDDPPSVFKHVGQLLRDGDFTFGNLEGSTADSGAPWSVKETNWKADARQVQALAAAGFDAVTVANNHMLDFGYPALLETIGHLDRLGIRHTGGGRNFAEAHQPAIVEKDGCRIALLGYTSVFIPEWAAGKDHPGLAVMRARTSYEAPSRVFEVPGTPPIVRTRLHEEDREQLTADIKAAREQADIVVCAFHWGVSRGFMKIAEYQTELGRHAIDVGADIVFGHHPHVIQGIEVYRGKAIFYSLGNFTFAQHNLKKGHEAESLIVRCTIADRKIVAVEYLPAEIDGEINPQALDLKAGAHVVEMVAQRSAAFATQFQPNGDAMKLRIHG
- a CDS encoding chromate transporter codes for the protein MADTEARTLPTVSLHEIVLLTARIGIFAFGGGMSGIVFQEVVTKRKWLSEDEFLSGLAVSQIIPGANVTNLVVYIGQQLRGAPGAASAVFGLLFGPFFFVIGAFLIYDSIKDIGEISAGLMGITAAAMGIVLMVVIRGALRGGQGSIGLVVTAATTAAVALLHFPLIPVVLLLAPISVALAWLRLHRHG
- a CDS encoding chromate transporter; the encoded protein is MAESNPLWTLLAVFAPFSLASIGGGVATLPAIQHQAVDVQHWVTAREFVDLFAVARLSPGPGSMLVTLIGWKVSGWSGALVATLAMFVPSSILCYAVAHTWTQHKGKIWHTALEQGLAPIGTGLLLAGVIGIFRISGAGWPSWLVAGSVAGLMLLRPRFQPLVALLCAGVLFAAWSLVD
- a CDS encoding tripartite tricarboxylate transporter TctB family protein, with the translated sequence MFASLGLIALSAYILKEGSGWVVYGSEGPGPGFFPIMYGVIMLGLSLYLFQRSVRKGTGKSKGPLDYQGIARALATWAALAVCVPLMVVVGFVVGFGFVALFLIRFVFERSWRTSIITAVCIAIALHLVFPVMLDAPLPVGMLWGF
- a CDS encoding tripartite tricarboxylate transporter permease — encoded protein: MDAIYGLAHGFSIALLPANLMWCFVGCFLGTVVGILPGLGPSATIAILLPLTFNMDPTGGIIMLSGIYYGAKYGGSTTSILLNMPGEPSSVISCVDGYQMARKGRAGAALGIAAIASFIAGTVGVLILSFIAPPIAAFALSFSSPEYFALMVMGLSLVVLLGGDDFVKALLAMLVGLWLASIGTDLFTAQSRFVFGQSSLLGGIEFMSLAVGLFAISEILLNVEAGQKAELLKVPKGIRNLLPNWEELKRCRFAFLNGSITGFIIGMLPGAGSTIASFVSYGIEKAVSRRPEEFGHGAPEGLAAPEGANNADTGGALLPLLTLGIPGGASTAILLSALVLWGIKPGPLMMQQSPDVFWGLVASMYVGNIVLLIMNLPLVGVFAQILRVPLYVLHPAILGVAIAGAYGVSGNMFDVGLLVFFGLLGYGMSKMSFPVAPLILGFVLGDAMERAVRQSLTMSNGDPRILVERPISAVLLICAVLILLSPMFRRVKKMRKVVAEAEAEA
- a CDS encoding MmgE/PrpD family protein; its protein translation is MPSKSQALAEFGTSLAYNDIPETVRGQAVGAILDTVGVSIFGSTLPWSRIVIDYAVAYGSGGTSTILGTSHRVVAPFAALANGALGHAFEMDNLRQPSAGVHSGSTLGPALFAVGEEVEANGKDLITAFVAGCEIMSRIGDAAGNTAEKLGFHSPGLTGVFGSTVVAGRLLGLDAGQMAQAFGIAGSLCSGLLAFSKAGNGGTVKRLHTGRASEGGVLAARLAKGGFEGPDVILEGKFGFFDAFTREPRMEKLLAGLGSQWETSKICVKCYSCHVTAHTPVQALENLRAEHGFAAEDVAEIHIATSEKVLSHHNITRPSDIGTAQYSLPFCIATALYRDPKEPASFLDNPHEDPAIIDMAQRVHLTLNPASEPPGPAWATVLTVVLKDGRRLSIERSDFRGAPSNPMSAEELDAKFLTLSSDVVPDAPGLLRRLRGLEDIGNVRGLFG